In Bubalus kerabau isolate K-KA32 ecotype Philippines breed swamp buffalo chromosome 4, PCC_UOA_SB_1v2, whole genome shotgun sequence, one DNA window encodes the following:
- the GPS2 gene encoding G protein pathway suppressor 2: MPALLERPKLSNAMARALHRHIMMERERKRQEEEEVDKMMEQKMKEEQERRKKKEMEERMSLEETKEQILKLQEKLLALQEEKHQLFLQLKKVLHEEEKRRRKEQSDLTTLTSAAYQQGLTVHTGTHLLSMQGSPGGHNRPGTLMAADRAKQMFGPQVLTTRHYVGSAAAFAGTPEHGQFQGSPGGAYGTAQPPPHYGPTQPAYSPSQQLRAPSAFPAVQYLSQPQPQPYAVHSHFQPTQTGFLQPGGALSLQKQMEHANQQTGFSDSSSLRPMHPQALHPAPGLLASPQLPVQMQAAGKSGFATTSQPGPRLPFIQHSQNPRFYHK; encoded by the exons ATGCCTGCACTTCTGGAGCGTCCGAAGCTGTCCAACGCCATGGCCAGGGCGTTGCACCGACACATCATGATGGAGCGGGAGCGCAAGCGGCAGG AGGAGGAAGAAGTGGACAAGATGATGGAACAGAAGATGAAGGAAgagcaggagagaaggaagaaaaaggagatgGAAGAAAGAATGTCACTAGAGGAGACCAAGGAACAA aTCTTGAAGTTGCAGGAGAAGCTTTTAGCTCTACAGGAAGAGAAGCATCAGCTTTTCCTGCAGCTCAAGAAAGTTTTACATGAGGAAGAAAAACGGAGGCGAAAAGAGCAGAG TGACCTGACCACTCTGACATCAGCAGCATACCAGCAAGGCCTGACAGTTCACACCGGAACTCACCTCCTTAGCATGCAGG GGAGCCCTGGAGGACACAATCGCCCAGGCACCCTCATGGCAGCTGACAGAGCCAAACAGATGTTTGGACCCCAGGTGCTTACG ACCCGGCACTACGTCGGCTCAGCAGCTGCTTTCGCAGGGACCCCGGAACATGGGCAATTCCAAGGTAGCCCGGGTGGTGCCTATGGGACTGCTCAACCCCCACCTCACTATGGACCCACGCAGCCTGCCTACAGTCCTAGTCAGCAGCTCAGAG CACCTTCCGCGTTTCCTGCAGTGCAGTACCTGTCTCAGCCACAGCCACAGCCCTATGCCGTGCACAGCCACTTTCAGCCCACCCAGACAG GGTTTCTCCAGCCTGGTGGTGCCCTGTCCTTACAAAAGCAGATGGAACATGCTAACCAGCAGACTGGCTTCTCTGACTCA TCCTCCCTGCGTCCCATGCATCCCCAAGCTCTGCATCCCGCCCCTGGACTCCTGGCCTCACCCCAGCTCCCTGTGCAGATGCAAGCAGCAGGAAAG TCGGGCTTTGCAACCACCAGCCAGCCTGGCCCTCGGCTCCCCTTCATCCAGCACAGCCAGAACCCACGATTCTACCACAAGTGA